TCCGTTGGCCACGCTTTGACGCAAGGCCATGTCTTCCAACGTGCAGCGCAGATTCAGAATTTCCTGAAATTGATGCCGGCTGGTTTCGGCAACACGAAACCCGCGTTGATCCAACCGTTCGACCAATTGATCCGACGTCAAAAGGCTGAGCGCTTCGCGAATAGGCGACGCGCCGGTGCCGTAGTTTTCTTTGAGAGTGTCCACTTTGAGCCGTTCACCAGGGGTCAGGCGACCCGTGATGATTTCATTGCGCAGCGTCAGGTAAGTGCGTTGCGTAGAGGACTGATTTCCCTGAGAGGTATCGACTGAAATATTCATGACATGACTAAAGCAAAATTTTTCCCCTAGATCAATTTATATCGATTTTTCTTCCTCACCTTCCGATCCGTCGTTTGGATTTTCGCTGTGCGAAACGTGAGGCGGGATAACGAATTCAGTCGGACAAATCCTGTTTTTTCTTTGTTTTTCATGATTTTGAGGGGCGGGTGGATGCAGCTTTATAACTTCGGAGCAAAGGTGGCTGATCAGTTTGCCATCTCGGCGAGGGTGCGGAAATTTAAGATACTTGTGGCTTTTATCCAGAAAAATCGTTTTTTGTTGTCATCGAGGTAAATAGGCGATAAAAATGCTCCCGACGCGAACAACGCCACGTGAAAGGAACCCCCATGCGTGAGAATCATTTTGAAGACGGAAAATGGTGGGTCAGCCCCTACAATTTTCAGCCGGAAGTGCGCGAGTCCCTGCTGTTGCCGCCCAGCGTTCAAATTCACGACGCAACGCTGCGTGACGGCGAACAGACACCTGGTGTGGTTTTCTCCATCGACGACAAAATTCGGATTGCGTCAAAGCTAAGCGAAGTGGGTGTTGAGCGGATCGAAGCCGGTATGCCAGCGGTGTCGCCTCAGGACGCCGAGGCGATCAAGGAGATTTCCAAGCTGGGGCTGAAATCGAAGATTTTCACCTTTGCTCGTGCCCTGAAGCAGGACATTGACATGGCTTTGGAGTGCGGCGCAGACGGCGTGATCATCGAAGTGCCGATTGGCTACCCGAAATTGGTTACACAGTTCGGCTGGAGCTGGGAAGATGTGTTCAAGAAAAGCCGAGACGTGATCAACTATGCACGTGAGCAGGGTCTCTATGCCGTTTTCTTCCCTTATGACACAACGCGTGCGCGCCGGGACGACCTCGAGAATCTTTGCAAAGGCATCATGAACGAAAGCCCGCCCGATTCCATCGGTATCGTCGACACGATGGGATGCGCCACCCCCGAAGCGATCAAATATATGGTGGGTTGGGTAAAAGGCATGACCGGTCTCCCCATCGAAATCCACACGCACAATGATTTCGGCATGGGTGTTGCGACTGAACTGGCCGCGGTTGCCGCAGGGGCCGAAGTGGTCCACAGCTGTGCCAACGGTCTCGGCGAACGTACCGGCAACGCCGCAATGGAAGAACTGATGCTCGGTCTGCACCTCCTGTATGGCTATGACACGCAATATCAGATGGACAAGTTGCCAGAGCTGGGGGCCCTGATCTCTGAACTGTCAAACATTCCGATTGCCCGCAATAAACCCGTTCTGGGCCATGGCAACTTCATTCGTGAATCGGGTATCGGCATTCAATATGTGATGCACGATCCGTTGGTGATGTTCGGGACCCATCCCGCCCTGACCGGACGCTCCGGCGAAGTCGTTCTTGGCAAGAAAAGCGGTAAGGCCTCTATCACGTACAAGGTTCAGGAACTGGGTCTGGCCGAAGTGACCGATGAACAGAACGCCGCTTTGCTCCAAAAAGTAAAAGACGCGGGCATCGCGAAGCGGGATTTCCTGACCGATGAGGAGTTCGTGTCTCTCTACAATGTGGTGTGCCCATAACGGCAGCACACATTGCTCGGAGTTCATGTCGCTGACAAACCTGTCGGGCACAACCTCCATTGTTTGACCTGTGATGCGAAGGGCGGGCGGCTGCGGTGCAGCCGCCTCCTTTCTTTTTAACCGATAAAGTCATCATCTTAGCAAAAAAATCGATTATAATATTGATTGGGGAATATTACCTACTGTAAGCTCGCGATATCGCCTGCGGCACCAACGCCATTCTGTGAGCATCACCTGACTGTCGCAGCCGAATGGGAGGAAGACATGAAACATTTCTGGAAATGCCTGCGCGGCGCTGCGATCGGTGCCGCCACATTGGCGGCTACAACCGCTGTCGCCGAAGAGCTGAGAATTGGCACCGCCAGTCAGGGCGGCGCTTTCTACCCCGTGGGGCAGGCAATCTCGACCTTGGTCGGGGCGCACGCGGACGGGCTGACAATGGTTCCGGTGGTCACACAGGGGTCGGTTCAGAACCCACGTCTGGTCAACAATGGCGAAGTTGACATCGCCATCACCAACAACAACCTTTCTGTTTTGGCCAACAAAGGTGTCGGTCCGTACAAGAAAGCCGGAGCCATGAACCTGCGTGCCATCGGGTCGCTGCATTTCAGTGTACTACACATGATGACTCTGGATGGATCCGACATCAATTCGGTGGCGGACCTGAAGGGCAAACGGGTCGCGGTTGGGCCCGCTGGCGGCGGCACGATCCCCTTCATGACCCAGGTGCTGGGGCTGGCGGGACTCACGGTGGACGACATCACACCCAGCTTCCTCAGTTACTCCGACGGGTTCAGCCAACTGGCTGACGGCAACGTTGATGCGGCATTCGCGCTCAGCGGCTACCCGGCGGGTGCAGTGATGCAGGCCCAGGCCAACAAGAAGCTGAAGTACATTGCCCTGTCCGAAGCGGACATTGAGGCAGCCCTGGCGAAATACCCCAACTACAACAAGGTGGTGATCCCGGCCGACGTCTA
This genomic window from Shimia isoporae contains:
- a CDS encoding TAXI family TRAP transporter solute-binding subunit encodes the protein MKHFWKCLRGAAIGAATLAATTAVAEELRIGTASQGGAFYPVGQAISTLVGAHADGLTMVPVVTQGSVQNPRLVNNGEVDIAITNNNLSVLANKGVGPYKKAGAMNLRAIGSLHFSVLHMMTLDGSDINSVADLKGKRVAVGPAGGGTIPFMTQVLGLAGLTVDDITPSFLSYSDGFSQLADGNVDAAFALSGYPAGAVMQAQANKKLKYIALSEADIEAALAKYPNYNKVVIPADVYNTDTDGALLGVNNMLIVDASMSDAVAMAITAAIYDHMDEFRAENAHARQIDPARSLDLKIPLHPGAAAYFNK
- a CDS encoding 2-isopropylmalate synthase — translated: MRENHFEDGKWWVSPYNFQPEVRESLLLPPSVQIHDATLRDGEQTPGVVFSIDDKIRIASKLSEVGVERIEAGMPAVSPQDAEAIKEISKLGLKSKIFTFARALKQDIDMALECGADGVIIEVPIGYPKLVTQFGWSWEDVFKKSRDVINYAREQGLYAVFFPYDTTRARRDDLENLCKGIMNESPPDSIGIVDTMGCATPEAIKYMVGWVKGMTGLPIEIHTHNDFGMGVATELAAVAAGAEVVHSCANGLGERTGNAAMEELMLGLHLLYGYDTQYQMDKLPELGALISELSNIPIARNKPVLGHGNFIRESGIGIQYVMHDPLVMFGTHPALTGRSGEVVLGKKSGKASITYKVQELGLAEVTDEQNAALLQKVKDAGIAKRDFLTDEEFVSLYNVVCP